The genomic DNA TTCCTGAAGGGGCTCGGCGTGGTGGGGGTCGCGGCGGCCGGCGCCGGTCCGGCGCGGGCGGCATGGGGTGGCAGCACGTTCCAGGATGCGCTGGGCGACTTCTTCCAGGACCACTACCAGCGTATGACGCCCGAGGAGATGAAGGACGCGCTCGCCCGCATCGAGCGCAAGGCGCAGCGCAAGTTCGGCGTGGACATCACCTGCGTCGACACGCCGCCGATTCCCGGGGTCGTATTCGGTTACGCCCTCAACATCTCCAAGTGCAAGGGCTACCGGGACTGCGTGTACGGCTGCATCCGCGAGAACAACCAGGGACGCGACTCGCAGGTGCAGTACATCCGCGTGCTCCAGATGGATAAGGGCAGCATGAATCTGGAGAAGTCCGAGCACTATTACACGCCCGAGTCGGTGCCCGTGGAAGGAAAGTTCTACC from Betaproteobacteria bacterium includes the following:
- a CDS encoding 4Fe-4S dicluster domain-containing protein; protein product: MSDEHERPDEQGNFSHYRRRFLKGLGVVGVAAAGAGPARAAWGGSTFQDALGDFFQDHYQRMTPEEMKDALARIERKAQRKFGVDITCVDTPPIPGVVFGYALNISKCKGYRDCVYGCIRENNQGRDSQVQYIRVLQMDKGSMNLEKSEHYYTPESVPVEGKFYLPVQCMQCDNPPCVKACPVGATWKDADGIVVIDYNWCIGCRYCMAACPYWARHFNWTEPQIPAEELNPVTNYLGNRPRPKGVVEKCHFCTQRTRKGRQPACMEACPT